A genomic segment from Actinomadura hallensis encodes:
- the purM gene encoding phosphoribosylformylglycinamidine cyclo-ligase, protein MAGRPTPTSYEAAGVDIAAGERAVELMKSRVARSRRPEVVDDVSGFAGLFDVSALLRYKRPLLATSTDGVGTKVDLARRLGVYDTIGHDLVGMVVDDLVVCGAEPLFMTDYIACGKVVPERIADIVGGIADACVLAGCALVGGETAEHPGLLEEDEFDLAGAGTGVVEADEVLGPDRVRPGDAVIAMASSGVHANGYSLVRHILATTDVSLDSELPELGRPLGEELLTPTRIYAKDCLALIQAGGVRAFAHVTGGGLAANLARSLPSNADAVLNRSSWETPALFRVLQAHGNVPQAEMDKTFNLGVGMVAIVAPDTADEALRLLTSRGVPSWHLGDIVPGSGKAVLR, encoded by the coding sequence ATGGCCGGTCGTCCCACGCCAACCTCTTACGAGGCCGCAGGGGTCGACATCGCGGCGGGCGAGCGGGCCGTGGAGCTCATGAAGTCCCGCGTGGCCCGTTCACGGCGCCCTGAGGTGGTCGACGACGTCAGCGGGTTCGCCGGGCTCTTCGACGTCTCGGCGCTCCTGCGCTACAAGCGTCCCCTGCTCGCCACATCGACGGATGGGGTCGGTACCAAGGTCGATCTGGCGCGGCGTCTCGGCGTCTACGACACGATCGGGCACGACCTGGTCGGCATGGTCGTGGACGACCTGGTGGTCTGCGGCGCCGAGCCGCTGTTCATGACCGACTACATCGCCTGCGGCAAGGTCGTCCCGGAACGGATCGCCGACATCGTCGGCGGCATCGCGGACGCCTGCGTCCTGGCCGGGTGCGCCCTCGTCGGCGGCGAGACCGCCGAACACCCCGGCCTGCTGGAGGAGGACGAGTTCGACCTCGCGGGCGCGGGGACGGGCGTCGTCGAGGCGGACGAGGTCCTCGGCCCCGACCGCGTCCGGCCCGGCGACGCGGTCATCGCCATGGCCTCGTCCGGTGTCCACGCGAACGGGTACTCGCTCGTCCGGCACATTCTGGCCACGACGGACGTGAGCCTCGACTCGGAGCTGCCGGAGCTCGGCCGACCCCTGGGCGAGGAGCTCCTCACCCCGACGCGCATCTACGCCAAGGACTGCCTGGCCCTCATCCAGGCCGGCGGGGTCCGTGCGTTCGCTCACGTCACGGGCGGTGGGCTGGCCGCGAACCTGGCGCGCTCCCTGCCCTCGAACGCGGACGCCGTGCTGAACCGCTCCTCTTGGGAGACGCCCGCTCTGTTCCGTGTCCTCCAGGCCCATGGCAACGTGCCACAGGCTGAGATGGACAAGACGTTCAACCTGGGCGTCGGGATGGTGGCGATCGTCGCCCCGGACACCGCCGATGAGGCTCTGCGCCTCCTGACCTCCAGGGGCGTGCCGTCCTGGCATCTGGGCGACATCGTCCCCGGCAGTGGCAAGGCGGTGCTGCGGTGA
- a CDS encoding sterol carrier family protein: protein MPRKPLSSANLNEQRTALGLPAYTGPDEPAALRRAALDTVLACMEAGNAEPSRPVVKGAVRFLLDRLAELAPGRSVEVRVPPYAAVQCIDGPHHTRGTPPNVVEMDATAWIAIATGRLAWADAVADGRVRASGARADLSGHLPLPIDVPAEREASRKD from the coding sequence ATGCCCCGTAAACCGTTGTCCTCAGCGAACCTCAACGAGCAGCGCACCGCGCTCGGCCTGCCGGCGTACACCGGCCCGGACGAGCCCGCCGCGCTCCGTCGCGCGGCCCTGGACACCGTCCTCGCCTGCATGGAGGCGGGGAACGCCGAACCGTCCCGGCCGGTCGTCAAGGGAGCGGTGCGGTTTCTGCTGGACCGGCTGGCCGAGCTGGCGCCGGGCCGGTCCGTGGAGGTTCGCGTCCCTCCTTACGCCGCCGTTCAATGCATCGACGGGCCGCACCATACCCGCGGGACCCCACCGAATGTGGTGGAGATGGACGCCACGGCCTGGATCGCGATTGCCACGGGCCGGCTGGCCTGGGCCGACGCGGTAGCCGACGGGCGGGTCCGCGCAAGCGGCGCGCGCGCAGACCTGTCGGGTCACCTCCCCCTGCCGATCGACGTGCCCGCAGAGCGGGAAGCCTCGCGGAAGGACTGA
- a CDS encoding S8 family peptidase gives MRPVHRRLLTVGAVASCLAAAAAYPAFTAGASESLGAETAAQGTPVPGRYIVTLKAGASTDATARKVRASGVRRFDGVLNGFAARLDRDQLAELRRDARVAAIEQDRIVSIHGTQRAPLPWGLDRIDQRSRKLSKSYTYKSTGKGVNAYVIDTGLDVSHKDFGGRASIAWTAPRFNGDGRDCNGHGTHVAGTIGAKTYGVAKGVRLRALRVLDCKGEGALSDLVAAVKWLRTNAAKPAVANLSLGGPKSTALNTAVMNLSKSGVFVIVAAGNDNADACKYSPSSAGWVMAVGATTKYDNRAAFSNWGKCVDINAPGYGVYSTWPGGGRKALTGTSMAAPHVSGVAALYLSKNKKATSPQVQKWLNDNSTRSLKRLRQQANRLVYKAKL, from the coding sequence TTGCGGCCCGTTCACCGAAGGCTGTTGACGGTCGGCGCGGTCGCGAGCTGCCTGGCGGCGGCCGCCGCCTACCCGGCCTTCACCGCAGGCGCGTCCGAGTCCCTCGGCGCGGAGACGGCCGCGCAGGGCACCCCGGTCCCCGGCCGGTACATCGTCACGCTGAAGGCGGGCGCGTCCACCGACGCGACCGCCCGGAAGGTCAGGGCCTCCGGCGTCCGGCGGTTCGACGGCGTCCTGAACGGGTTCGCCGCTCGGCTCGACCGCGACCAGCTCGCCGAGCTGCGCCGGGACGCCCGCGTCGCCGCGATCGAACAGGACCGGATCGTCTCCATCCACGGCACCCAACGCGCGCCGCTGCCCTGGGGCCTCGACCGCATCGACCAGCGCTCCCGGAAGCTGTCCAAGAGCTACACGTACAAGTCGACCGGCAAGGGGGTCAACGCGTACGTCATCGACACCGGACTGGACGTCTCCCACAAGGACTTCGGCGGCCGCGCCTCCATCGCCTGGACGGCCCCACGGTTCAACGGCGACGGCCGTGACTGCAACGGCCACGGAACCCACGTCGCGGGGACGATCGGAGCCAAGACCTACGGCGTCGCCAAGGGAGTGAGGCTGCGGGCCCTCCGCGTCCTGGACTGCAAGGGCGAGGGCGCCCTGTCGGACCTGGTCGCCGCCGTCAAGTGGCTCCGCACCAACGCCGCCAAGCCGGCCGTGGCGAACCTCTCGCTCGGCGGGCCGAAGTCGACGGCGCTCAACACCGCGGTGATGAACCTGTCCAAGTCCGGGGTGTTCGTCATCGTCGCCGCGGGCAACGACAACGCCGACGCGTGCAAGTACTCCCCGTCCAGTGCGGGCTGGGTCATGGCGGTCGGCGCCACCACCAAGTACGACAACCGCGCCGCGTTCTCCAACTGGGGCAAGTGCGTCGACATCAACGCCCCCGGATACGGCGTGTACTCGACCTGGCCCGGAGGCGGCCGCAAGGCCCTCACGGGCACCTCCATGGCGGCCCCGCACGTCAGCGGAGTCGCCGCCCTGTACCTGTCGAAGAACAAGAAGGCCACGTCACCGCAAGTGCAGAAGTGGCTTAACGACAACTCCACCCGTAGCCTGAAGCGCCTGCGCCAGCAGGCGAACCGGCTCGTCTACAAGGCGAAACTATGA
- a CDS encoding helix-turn-helix domain-containing protein — protein sequence MRTVGYRWHLRELMARRGMFNTTDLAPLLAERGIQMSASQVHRLVTGIPERLNLQVFAALCDILDAGPAELFEPVVITSTRRKTAEETGPLPAAPPGEARRPRRARIVPDEP from the coding sequence ATGCGGACGGTTGGTTACCGGTGGCATCTGCGGGAGCTGATGGCCCGCCGCGGCATGTTCAACACCACCGACCTGGCGCCGCTGCTGGCCGAACGCGGCATCCAGATGTCGGCCTCGCAGGTCCACCGGCTGGTCACCGGCATCCCGGAGCGGCTCAACCTGCAGGTGTTCGCCGCGCTCTGCGACATCCTGGACGCCGGCCCCGCCGAGCTGTTCGAACCGGTCGTCATCACCTCGACCCGCCGCAAGACCGCCGAGGAGACCGGCCCGCTGCCTGCCGCCCCGCCGGGTGAGGCACGGCGGCCGCGCCGGGCTCGGATCGTCCCCGACGAGCCATGA
- the purF gene encoding amidophosphoribosyltransferase: protein MPLRDGRLSHDLDPSDRPPQDACGVFGVWVPPDRAPEAEVSKLAYFGLYALQHRGQESAGIAVSDGSRIVVFKDMGLVAQVFNESVLNTLRGHIAVGHCRYSTTGSPTWENAQPTFRSGDEGALALVHNGNLINTRELAERLDPGVLTATTDTEVFTALLATHDGGTLAAARDTLPDTRGAYSLVFMDEETLYAARDPEGIRPLVLGALEGGGWVVASETAGLDIVGARFVREIEPGELVAIDGDGVRSERFAEARPKGCLFEYVYLARPDTTIAGRSVQATRVEVGRRLAREHPVDADMVIPTPESGTPAAIGYAEASGIPYGQGLVKNSYVGRTFIQPSQTIRQRGIRLKLNPLREAIEGKRLIVVDDSIVRGNTQRAIVAMLREAGAAEVHVRISSPPVAWPCFYGIDFATRAELIAGNLSVEEIRDSIGADSLGYISLDELISASHIAKDALCRACFDGIYPIPVDADARGKHLLEVN, encoded by the coding sequence GTGCCTCTCCGTGACGGACGTCTGAGCCACGACCTCGATCCATCAGACCGCCCCCCGCAGGACGCTTGCGGGGTCTTCGGCGTCTGGGTCCCGCCGGACCGGGCCCCGGAGGCGGAGGTGAGCAAGCTCGCCTACTTCGGCCTTTACGCTCTCCAGCACCGCGGGCAGGAGTCGGCCGGCATCGCCGTCAGCGACGGGTCCCGCATCGTCGTGTTCAAGGACATGGGCCTCGTCGCCCAGGTGTTCAACGAGTCGGTGCTGAACACCCTGCGCGGGCACATCGCGGTCGGCCACTGCCGGTACTCCACGACGGGCTCCCCCACGTGGGAGAACGCGCAGCCCACGTTCCGGTCCGGAGACGAGGGCGCGCTGGCGCTCGTCCACAACGGCAACCTGATCAACACCCGGGAGCTGGCCGAGCGGCTCGACCCCGGCGTGCTGACCGCCACCACCGACACCGAGGTCTTCACGGCGCTGCTGGCGACGCACGACGGCGGCACGCTGGCGGCGGCGCGCGACACCCTGCCCGACACCCGCGGCGCGTACTCCCTGGTCTTCATGGACGAGGAGACGCTCTACGCCGCCCGCGACCCGGAGGGCATCCGCCCGCTCGTCCTCGGCGCCCTGGAGGGCGGCGGCTGGGTCGTGGCGTCCGAGACCGCCGGCCTCGACATCGTCGGCGCCCGCTTCGTCCGCGAGATCGAACCGGGCGAGCTGGTCGCGATCGACGGGGACGGCGTCCGGAGCGAGCGGTTCGCCGAGGCGCGGCCGAAGGGCTGCCTGTTCGAGTACGTCTACCTGGCGCGGCCCGACACGACGATCGCCGGGCGCAGCGTCCAGGCCACCCGCGTCGAGGTGGGGCGGCGGCTCGCCCGCGAGCACCCCGTCGACGCCGACATGGTCATCCCGACGCCCGAGTCGGGGACCCCGGCGGCGATCGGCTACGCGGAGGCGTCCGGCATCCCCTACGGCCAGGGGCTGGTGAAGAACTCCTATGTCGGGCGGACGTTCATCCAGCCGTCCCAGACGATCCGCCAGCGCGGCATCCGGCTCAAGCTCAACCCGCTGCGCGAGGCGATCGAGGGCAAGCGGCTGATCGTGGTGGACGACTCGATCGTGCGCGGCAACACCCAGCGCGCCATCGTGGCGATGCTGCGCGAGGCGGGCGCCGCCGAGGTCCACGTCCGGATCTCCAGCCCGCCCGTCGCCTGGCCGTGCTTCTACGGCATCGACTTCGCGACCCGCGCCGAGCTGATCGCGGGCAACCTGTCGGTCGAGGAGATCCGCGACTCGATCGGCGCCGACTCCCTCGGCTACATCTCGCTGGACGAGCTTATCTCCGCGTCGCACATCGCCAAGGACGCCCTGTGCCGGGCGTGCTTCGACGGCATCTACCCCATCCCGGTGGACGCGGACGCACGCGGCAAGCATCTGCTGGAGGTCAATTGA
- a CDS encoding tyrosine-type recombinase/integrase encodes MKRVLVEGAAHLVLADGVVPLHPQEAVFTAMLTGWERQQRARLLAASTIKARVDLVRRFAAFTGTPPWEWLPGDVEDWATDLLSSPGPLARSTVRTYLNQIAMFCDYLTDARYGWAEQCVEYFGTHPSQICHEDNMPSHSSPYEGRPEVRALTRRELQDFFDYADEQVLRARASGRKGWLPAFRDATLFKVIYGWGLRRREAGNLDLADFSRNPKAPEFGRYGACYVRFGKAVKGSSPRRRTVLTVWDWSVEAVAEYVEEVRPLFGVGKRQLLWPSERGGRITGRHITRRFAEYRDTLGLEEVLHPHCLRHSYITHLIEDGADPFFVQRQVGHAWGSTTAIYTHAGSDFMNNALREVLDTGLGGQ; translated from the coding sequence GTGAAACGGGTCTTGGTGGAGGGTGCCGCACATCTGGTGCTCGCCGACGGCGTGGTGCCGCTGCACCCGCAGGAGGCGGTGTTCACCGCGATGCTGACGGGGTGGGAGCGGCAGCAGCGCGCCCGGCTCTTGGCGGCCTCGACGATCAAGGCGCGGGTGGATCTGGTGCGCCGGTTCGCGGCGTTCACGGGCACGCCGCCGTGGGAGTGGCTGCCCGGGGACGTGGAGGACTGGGCGACCGACTTGTTGTCGTCGCCGGGGCCGCTGGCACGCTCGACGGTCCGGACCTACCTCAACCAGATCGCGATGTTCTGCGACTACCTGACCGACGCCCGCTACGGCTGGGCGGAGCAGTGCGTGGAGTACTTCGGGACGCATCCGTCCCAGATCTGCCACGAGGACAACATGCCGTCGCACTCCTCGCCCTATGAGGGTCGGCCGGAGGTGCGGGCGCTGACTCGCCGGGAGTTGCAGGACTTCTTCGACTACGCCGACGAGCAGGTGCTTCGGGCGCGTGCTTCGGGTCGGAAGGGTTGGTTGCCGGCGTTCCGGGACGCCACCTTGTTCAAGGTGATCTACGGGTGGGGGCTGCGGCGGCGCGAGGCCGGGAACCTCGATCTCGCGGACTTCTCCCGGAATCCGAAGGCGCCGGAGTTCGGGCGTTACGGTGCGTGTTATGTGAGGTTCGGGAAGGCGGTGAAGGGGTCGTCGCCGCGGAGGCGGACGGTGTTGACGGTCTGGGACTGGTCGGTCGAGGCCGTCGCCGAGTACGTGGAAGAGGTCCGGCCGCTGTTCGGGGTCGGGAAGCGGCAGCTGCTGTGGCCCTCAGAGCGCGGGGGGCGGATCACAGGACGGCACATCACCCGACGGTTCGCCGAGTACCGGGACACGCTCGGGCTGGAGGAGGTGCTGCATCCGCACTGCCTGCGGCACTCCTACATCACTCATCTGATCGAGGACGGCGCTGATCCGTTCTTCGTCCAGCGGCAGGTCGGCCACGCCTGGGGGTCGACGACCGCCATCTACACCCATGCCGGGTCGGACTTCATGAACAATGCCCTGCGAGAGGTCCTGGACACAGGGCTGGGAGGTCAGTGA
- a CDS encoding LamG domain-containing protein — protein MLVAHWTFDLATVDGRRVADTAGAGLAAELDETAEIVPGRAGEALLLSGGGRAVIPATPQLVLSQVFGFSLAFFVQVTEQPISEWRSLVYKPVAENDARGLGVWLYPDAMRVRVQLFTVKGPDYADSRARLAVGEWTHIAFVVDPDGMFLYVNGRLDGAVPLEHPVVTPTGPIYLGSEPGKPGFGGLLDDFRVYASALDEEAVRALAEDQDGP, from the coding sequence GTGCTGGTCGCGCACTGGACGTTCGACCTCGCCACCGTGGACGGCCGCAGGGTCGCCGACACCGCGGGAGCGGGGCTCGCCGCCGAACTGGACGAGACCGCCGAGATCGTTCCAGGTCGCGCAGGTGAGGCGCTGCTGCTGAGCGGTGGGGGCCGCGCCGTGATTCCCGCCACACCCCAGCTCGTCCTCAGCCAGGTGTTCGGGTTCAGCTTGGCCTTCTTCGTCCAGGTGACGGAGCAGCCGATCAGTGAGTGGCGGAGCCTCGTCTACAAGCCGGTCGCCGAGAACGACGCCCGCGGCCTCGGGGTGTGGCTCTACCCGGACGCGATGCGGGTGCGGGTCCAGCTCTTCACCGTCAAGGGCCCGGACTACGCCGACAGCCGCGCCAGGCTGGCCGTGGGCGAGTGGACGCACATCGCGTTCGTTGTGGACCCTGACGGGATGTTCCTGTACGTCAACGGCAGGCTGGACGGCGCCGTCCCTCTGGAACACCCCGTCGTCACGCCGACCGGCCCCATCTATCTGGGGAGCGAACCCGGCAAGCCCGGCTTCGGCGGCCTCCTGGACGACTTCCGCGTCTACGCCTCGGCGCTCGACGAAGAGGCCGTCCGTGCCCTGGCCGAGGACCAGGACGGCCCCTGA
- a CDS encoding DUF4190 domain-containing protein, whose translation MTLPGYRTYSPPSPPRRSTLARASRVLGIVGLVGLVFCLAGMIPALVGVVLGTISLLRRDADRRPAIVGVVCSALALVIGAVALVWLLSKAAECGDETRYPDDSSRRNCVEREFPFAKSRSTTTP comes from the coding sequence ATGACACTGCCCGGGTACCGGACGTATTCGCCGCCGTCTCCGCCCAGGCGGAGCACGCTGGCGAGGGCATCACGGGTACTCGGGATCGTCGGCCTGGTGGGGCTCGTGTTCTGCCTGGCGGGGATGATCCCAGCGCTCGTGGGGGTCGTCCTCGGGACGATCTCCCTCCTCCGCCGCGACGCCGACCGGCGGCCCGCGATCGTGGGTGTCGTGTGCTCGGCGCTCGCCCTCGTCATCGGCGCCGTGGCCCTCGTCTGGCTGCTGAGCAAGGCGGCGGAGTGCGGGGACGAGACCCGGTATCCGGACGACTCGTCGCGGCGCAACTGCGTGGAGCGCGAGTTCCCCTTCGCGAAGAGCAGGAGCACAACGACCCCATAG
- a CDS encoding serine/threonine protein kinase, translated as MPEALPLQPGDPQRIGSYEITGRLGVGEQGAVFLGRDPAGGHVAVKVLHVRLSGEPVARSRFTGAFTSARKVSGFCTAAILHADVEGDRPYVVSELVDGPSLQQLVDEEGPRGGAVVERLAVGMAVALAAVHRAGALHHDLKPGNVLLGRDGPRLSDFGIARALEAVNVAFSGHITEDPSYKSPEQLSGRGIGPAADVFAWASTIVFAATGKPPFGTGSPSEMMHRIVYDEADLTAVPDSIRDVVADAFIKDPANRPTARDLLRRLLDENSALASRMPSTMVAEGRALAAGAPAHRPEPHPGPPGAPQPGPQAGPQTGPQPGPHAGPPMPPVPTPAPRITHSLPPQAPGGGQPPPVPAAPAAQGPGAPMGPPVGPPVGPPVGAASVSPAEETSPTPSLPLLGKLSRVRRSRSSGASAQSAESAAAQPFAADLDPSAFEETATFDAFAPRQPDRSDQTMKLDAVGPDPTATFDAVDLDGQANTTEPAPLIPGLGEGQDGGRRDSSPLAALSRIRRPSNHVLGVALSLFIGVGVGIAIIALVLWPQLKADDGPPPESANASNNRPVTTIPSSFGGTWKGTLVNTARNASFPVEVTFDVGGTTGQAIYPKEGCNGTLRLTQGTESALQMSLAINKPCTPGVVQITRQPDGTLQYTWNRPGTNLSYGGRLVRG; from the coding sequence ATGCCCGAGGCGCTGCCCCTGCAGCCGGGTGACCCGCAGAGGATCGGCTCGTACGAGATCACGGGCCGTCTCGGCGTCGGTGAGCAGGGTGCCGTCTTCCTCGGCAGGGACCCTGCCGGCGGCCATGTCGCCGTGAAGGTCCTGCATGTGCGCCTGAGCGGCGAGCCCGTCGCCAGGTCCCGGTTCACCGGCGCGTTCACCTCCGCCCGGAAGGTGTCGGGCTTCTGCACGGCGGCGATCCTGCACGCCGACGTGGAGGGAGACCGACCCTACGTGGTGAGCGAGCTGGTGGACGGGCCGTCCCTTCAGCAGCTCGTGGACGAGGAAGGGCCGCGCGGAGGCGCGGTCGTCGAGCGCCTGGCGGTCGGCATGGCGGTCGCCCTCGCGGCCGTGCACCGGGCGGGCGCCCTGCACCACGATCTGAAGCCGGGCAACGTCCTGCTGGGGCGGGACGGTCCGCGGCTGAGCGACTTCGGCATCGCCCGTGCCCTGGAGGCGGTGAACGTGGCCTTCTCCGGCCACATCACAGAGGATCCTTCCTACAAGTCCCCAGAGCAGCTCAGCGGCAGAGGCATCGGGCCCGCCGCAGACGTGTTCGCGTGGGCGTCCACCATCGTGTTCGCCGCGACGGGCAAGCCCCCGTTCGGGACGGGCTCGCCGTCCGAGATGATGCACCGCATCGTCTACGACGAGGCCGACCTCACTGCCGTCCCGGACTCGATCCGCGACGTGGTGGCCGACGCCTTCATCAAGGACCCTGCCAACCGTCCGACGGCCAGGGACCTCCTGCGGCGGCTCCTGGACGAGAACAGCGCGCTCGCGTCCCGCATGCCGTCCACGATGGTCGCCGAAGGCCGGGCACTCGCCGCCGGCGCGCCCGCGCATCGGCCCGAACCGCACCCGGGCCCGCCCGGAGCCCCGCAACCCGGCCCGCAGGCAGGCCCGCAGACAGGCCCGCAGCCCGGCCCGCACGCGGGTCCGCCCATGCCGCCGGTCCCGACGCCCGCGCCGCGGATCACGCATTCGCTTCCGCCGCAGGCGCCCGGCGGAGGCCAGCCGCCTCCCGTGCCCGCGGCGCCCGCCGCGCAGGGCCCCGGTGCGCCCATGGGCCCTCCCGTGGGCCCTCCCGTGGGCCCTCCCGTGGGCGCGGCTTCGGTCTCCCCGGCCGAGGAGACCTCCCCCACTCCGTCCCTGCCCCTGCTGGGCAAGCTCTCGCGCGTACGCCGGTCACGCTCGTCCGGCGCCTCCGCGCAGTCCGCCGAGTCCGCAGCCGCCCAGCCCTTCGCCGCCGACCTGGACCCGTCCGCGTTCGAGGAGACCGCCACCTTCGACGCGTTCGCGCCACGGCAGCCCGACCGATCGGATCAGACCATGAAGCTCGACGCGGTCGGCCCGGACCCCACAGCCACCTTCGACGCGGTCGACCTGGACGGCCAGGCGAACACCACCGAGCCGGCCCCCCTCATCCCCGGCCTGGGGGAAGGACAGGACGGCGGTCGACGCGACTCCTCGCCGCTGGCGGCCCTGTCAAGGATCCGGCGTCCCAGCAACCATGTGCTCGGTGTCGCGCTCTCACTGTTCATTGGCGTCGGCGTGGGCATCGCCATCATCGCCTTGGTGCTGTGGCCCCAGCTCAAGGCCGATGACGGGCCGCCCCCGGAAAGCGCCAACGCGTCCAACAACCGCCCCGTGACGACGATCCCGTCATCGTTCGGCGGGACGTGGAAGGGAACCCTCGTCAACACCGCCCGCAATGCCTCGTTCCCTGTCGAGGTCACATTCGATGTGGGCGGTACCACCGGGCAGGCCATTTACCCGAAGGAGGGCTGCAACGGCACCCTCAGGCTCACCCAAGGGACGGAGAGCGCGTTGCAGATGTCCCTGGCCATCAACAAGCCGTGCACGCCCGGGGTCGTCCAGATCACGCGCCAGCCCGACGGGACGCTGCAGTACACGTGGAACAGGCCCGGCACCAACCTCAGCTACGGCGGCAGGCTGGTCCGGGGCTGA